The DNA window TTGGTGACGCCCGCCGCCGGATGGATCGCTTCGGCGCCGATGAAGGCCCAGTCCGCGTGCAGGGCGGTCAGCGCGGCACCGGTGTCCGGTCCGACCAGAGTGTAGACGGTGTCGACCAGGAAACCGCCCGTCACGTGCAGGCGGTTGGTGGGGTGCCCGGCCGAGCGCACGCCCACCATCAGGTCGTTGGTGATCACGGTCAGGCCCTGCCGGGCGCGCAGGGCGGAGGCCAGGTGGTACATCGTGGAACCGCTGTCGACTATGACGCTCTGGCCGTCGCTGACCAGGTCGGCGGCGGCCTGGCCGAGCGCTTTCTTCGCCGGCGCGTTCTCCACGCGCCGGACGCTGTAGGGCAGATCGACCGCGTCCGCGGGATCGGCGGGCAGCACCCCGCCCCTGGTCCTCCGGACCAGCCCGGCGCGCTCCAGGTGCGCGAGATCCCGGCGGATGGTGGAACCGTCGACGTTCAGTTCGCGGGCCAGGCCGCGCACCCCCAGGTAGCCGTGCGTCCGCGCGCGTTCGAGCAGAATCCTGCGCCGGTCGGTCGATGACACCGTGCGTCCCCTCCCTGGAGTGTGCAATCTCGACTGCACACACTAATACCTTGACCACGCTTTACGTGCAGTTCAGACTCCCTGCAATGCACGTTATCGTGCAGTTTGTGCGCTCAAGCAGGCATCGCGGGCACTCGAACCCACCTTGGTCGAACCCACCGTGCGCAGCCCACCAGGAGGTCGAAGATGACGCATCCATCGCCACCCGAAGGGCGGCCGACGACGGCCGCCGAACCGGTGTCGCTGCGGTCCAACGCTGTCGGGTTGCTCGGGTTGACCGTGCTCGGGGCCGTGATGATGTCACCGGCGATGGGCGTGTACGGCACGTGGGGCCCGATGGAGGGACTGGTCGGCAGGATCGTGCCGCTCGTTTTCCTCGCCGCACTGCTGATCTCGTTGCCCAACGCGATCAGCTACGTCATCGTCAACCGCGAGATGCCCGCGACGGGCTCGGCGTTCACCTGGACGTCGCGCACGTCGAACCCGGTGGCCGGGCTACTGGTCGGCCTGGTCATGGTGACCTACTACATCATCCAGGTGATCGTGCAGCCCGTGCTGTTCGGCCTCTTCTTCAACGAT is part of the Amycolatopsis sp. CA-230715 genome and encodes:
- a CDS encoding DeoR/GlpR family DNA-binding transcription regulator — protein: MSSTDRRRILLERARTHGYLGVRGLARELNVDGSTIRRDLAHLERAGLVRRTRGGVLPADPADAVDLPYSVRRVENAPAKKALGQAAADLVSDGQSVIVDSGSTMYHLASALRARQGLTVITNDLMVGVRSAGHPTNRLHVTGGFLVDTVYTLVGPDTGAALTALHADWAFIGAEAIHPAAGVTNINVIEVPVKQAMIAAADRAVLVADSSKFGRRALAPVCPLAEFDTILTDDALPAEHRDAYGPALRTVQV